The Rhododendron vialii isolate Sample 1 chromosome 5a, ASM3025357v1 genome contains a region encoding:
- the LOC131325599 gene encoding uncharacterized protein LOC131325599 encodes MSLVTEEIKAKAEIYHGDEICQEKTKFLLKEVGLPNGLLPLEDILECGHVKETGFVWLKQKKKKDHKFDKIGKLVSYATEVTAVVEPNKIKKLTGVKAKELLLWLTLSDIYVNDPPTEKITFKTPVGLSRDFPVAAFEVEEPPSKEAKEVVKEANGLFKVAEPQEVKEV; translated from the exons atgtctCTGGTGACAGAAGAGATCAAAGCCAAAGCAGAGATCTACCATGGAGATGAAATCTGTCAGGAGAAAACAAAGTTCCTACTGAAAGAGGTGGGCCTGCCCAATGGGCTCCTTCCATTGGAAGACATTTTGGAGTGTGGGCATGTCAAGGAGACTGGGTTTGTTTGGctgaagcagaagaagaagaaggatcaCAAGTTTGACAAGATTGGGAAGCTGGTGTCCTATGCAACCGAGGTCACTGCTGTTGTGGAGCCTAACAAGATCAAGAAGCTCACAG GTGTTAAGGCCAAGGAGTTGTTGCTTTGGCTCACCCTCAGTGACATCTATGTCAACGACCCGCCCACCGAGAAAATCACATTCAAGACTCCGGTGGGGCTTTCGAGGGATTTTCCGGTGGCGGCTTTCGAGGTGGAGGAGCCACCATCTAAGGAGGCGAAGGAGGTGGTGAAGGAGGCTAATGGTCTATTCAAGGTTGCTGAGCCCCAGGAAGTGAAGGAGGTCTAA